Proteins co-encoded in one Juglans regia cultivar Chandler chromosome 16, Walnut 2.0, whole genome shotgun sequence genomic window:
- the LOC108980086 gene encoding probable peroxygenase 4 — protein MSSLSPTQSYNQEGVDGHIIPTDQNVLQKHVAFFDRNHDGLVYPWETFQGFRAIGSGILLSSVAAFFINFSLSRSTRPGKFPSLLFPIEVNNVQRAKHGSDSGVYDTEGRFVPLKFEEIFGKHARTHPNSLTSDELMEMLKANRVPKDYGGWLASWTEWKVLYILCKDNNGLLQKEKVKAAYDGTLFEQMEMERSLAKKNAVV, from the exons ATGTCTTCCTTATCTCCAACTCAGAGTTATAATCAGGAAG GAGTTGATGGGCATATCATACCTACAGATCAGAACGTTCTGCAGAAACATGTTGCATTCTTCGATAGGAACCATGACGGTTTAGTTTATCCTTGGGAAACTTTTCAAG gaTTTCGTGCAATTGGCAGTGGTATTCTTCTGTCCTCCGTGGCTGCCTTCTTCATCAACTTTTCTCTCAGCCGCTCAACCCGTcct GGGAAATTTCCTTCTCTTCTGTTTCCAATTGAGGTTAACAACGTTCAGAGAGCCAAGCATGGGAGTGACTCTGGTGTATATGACACTGAAGGAAG GTTTGTTCCTTTAAAGTTTGAAGAAATTTTCGGCAAGCATGCTCGCACACACCCCAATTCTCTAACATCAGATGAACTCATGGAAATGCTGAAGGCTAACAGGGTACCCAAGGACTACGGAGGCTG GCTTGCTAGCTGGACAGAGTGGAAGGTCCTATATATTCTGTGCAAGGACAATAATGGTTTGCTGCAGAAGGAAAAAGTCAAAGCTGCTTATGATGGAACTTTGTTTGAGCAGATGGAGATGGAAAGATCATTAGCTAAAAAGAATGC TGTTGTGTAG